From a single Okeanomitos corallinicola TIOX110 genomic region:
- a CDS encoding AAA family ATPase, translated as MTKLILLIGLPGSGKSTLAKKLIAESPQMQLISTDAIRGQLFGAEAIQGSWLLIWQEIERQFRQATTANISTIFDATNAQRKNRREIIELAREIGFTHITGIWIKTPVWVCLKRNQNRDRQVPEEVILRMHRQLRDAPPSLNDGIDEIIYWGDGVISNQKSKLITSALMTNDQCP; from the coding sequence ATGACTAAACTTATTTTGCTGATTGGTCTTCCTGGTAGCGGTAAATCAACTTTGGCAAAAAAATTAATCGCAGAAAGCCCCCAGATGCAACTGATTTCTACAGATGCTATCCGGGGGCAACTGTTTGGTGCAGAAGCCATCCAAGGATCTTGGTTATTAATTTGGCAAGAAATAGAAAGACAATTTCGACAAGCTACAACCGCCAACATATCCACCATTTTTGATGCCACCAATGCCCAAAGAAAAAATCGCCGGGAAATTATAGAATTAGCCCGTGAGATTGGTTTTACTCACATTACAGGCATCTGGATCAAAACTCCAGTTTGGGTATGTTTAAAACGTAACCAAAACCGCGATCGCCAAGTCCCTGAAGAGGTAATTTTGCGAATGCACCGCCAACTTAGGGATGCTCCTCCCAGCTTAAATGATGGAATAGATGAGATTATTTATTGGGGTGATGGGGTGATATCAAATCAAAAGTCAAAATTAATAACTTCTGCACTAATGACTAATGATCAATGCCCATAA
- a CDS encoding glucose-1-phosphate adenylyltransferase: protein MKKVLAIILGGGAGTRLYPLTKLRAKPAVPVAGKYRLIDIPVSNCINSEIYKIYVLTQFNSASLNRHIARAYNFGGFSDGFVEVLAAQQTPENPNWFQGTADAVRQYIWMLQDWDVDEFLILSGDHLYRMDYRQFIQRHRETNADITLSVIPIDDRRASDFGLMKIDNSGRVIDFSEKPKGDALKQMQVDTTILGLTKEQAALQPYIASMGIYVFKKDVLIKLLKESLEKTDFGKEIIPDAAKDHNVQAYLFDDYWEDIGTIEAFYNANLALTRQPMPPFSFYDEKAPIYTRARYLPPSKLLNCEITESMIGEGCILKNCRIQHSVLGVRTRIESGAVIEESLIMGSDFYQPSVERQSTLEQGDIPIGIGQDSIIRRAIIDKNAHIGRDVKIINKDNVQEAEREKQGFYIRSGIVVVLKNAVIPDGTVI, encoded by the coding sequence GTGAAAAAAGTTTTAGCAATCATTCTTGGTGGGGGTGCGGGTACACGACTATATCCGCTAACTAAACTCCGTGCAAAACCCGCAGTACCCGTAGCTGGGAAATATCGGTTAATAGATATTCCAGTCAGCAACTGCATTAATTCAGAAATCTATAAAATCTACGTTCTCACACAATTTAACTCAGCATCTTTAAATCGCCATATTGCCCGCGCTTACAACTTTGGTGGCTTTAGTGATGGGTTTGTAGAAGTCTTAGCAGCACAACAAACCCCAGAGAATCCCAACTGGTTTCAAGGTACTGCTGATGCTGTACGACAGTATATATGGATGTTACAGGATTGGGATGTAGATGAGTTTCTCATCCTTTCCGGTGATCATTTATATCGGATGGACTATCGCCAATTTATCCAACGTCATAGAGAAACCAACGCTGATATCACACTCTCTGTAATTCCTATTGATGATCGTCGCGCTTCCGATTTCGGTTTGATGAAAATTGACAACTCCGGTAGGGTGATTGACTTTAGCGAAAAACCCAAAGGTGACGCGCTCAAACAAATGCAGGTTGATACTACCATATTAGGGTTGACAAAAGAGCAAGCTGCTTTACAGCCATATATCGCCTCAATGGGGATTTATGTCTTCAAAAAAGATGTGTTAATCAAATTACTGAAAGAATCTTTAGAAAAAACAGATTTCGGTAAAGAAATTATTCCTGATGCCGCCAAAGATCACAACGTTCAAGCATACTTGTTTGATGATTACTGGGAAGATATCGGGACTATTGAGGCTTTCTACAATGCCAACTTAGCCTTAACACGGCAACCAATGCCACCTTTTAGCTTCTACGATGAAAAAGCACCAATTTACACCCGCGCCCGTTATTTACCACCTTCTAAATTATTGAATTGCGAAATCACAGAATCAATGATTGGTGAAGGTTGTATTTTGAAAAACTGCCGCATTCAACATTCAGTTTTAGGTGTGCGCACTCGGATTGAGTCAGGTGCTGTGATTGAAGAATCCTTAATCATGGGTTCAGACTTTTACCAACCCTCCGTAGAACGCCAATCTACACTAGAACAAGGTGACATCCCTATAGGTATTGGACAAGACAGTATTATTCGTCGTGCCATTATTGATAAAAATGCCCACATCGGCCGCGATGTAAAAATTATCAATAAAGATAATGTCCAAGAAGCCGAACGGGAAAAACAAGGTTTCTACATTCGCAGTGGCATTGTAGTTGTTCTCAAAAATGCCGTTATTCCTGATGGCACAGTTATTTAG
- a CDS encoding ATP-binding protein: protein MKLDFVEYSEDQGKPSEWRLDGCQLGNVNLIVGKNASGKSRILKAINLISNLLSGDEFLEADDQLKECKLIFDSNQQEQKKVYILKVENGEVVQEIFTIGSKTYLDRKESGEGKVWAEKLGQDIDFQTPPNGLAIFKRRDSIQHPQFEELYNWANSLRYYKFGTELGKRCLGSTKVKTKNIDLKDTDRVVDIFIAGEKEFGENFIQAITSDMLSIGYNIFQIETKTPSLFSISNEQYDLPIKLQCIYVQESDLKAKTEQGLISQGMFRVLSLIIQLNYALLAKKPSCILIDDIGEGLDFERSSAMIKLLINKAEAENGLVQLIMTTNDRFIMNGIPLEYWSVIERKAGLAKLHNIHNSKEIFDDFKFTGLNNFDFFATQFYLEGFGDEENIEQ from the coding sequence ATGAAATTAGATTTTGTAGAATATTCTGAGGATCAAGGTAAGCCCAGTGAGTGGCGTTTAGATGGTTGTCAATTAGGTAATGTAAACTTAATTGTTGGTAAAAATGCCTCTGGTAAATCGAGAATACTTAAAGCTATTAACCTAATATCTAATTTACTCTCAGGTGATGAATTTCTTGAAGCTGACGATCAGTTAAAAGAATGCAAATTAATTTTTGATTCTAATCAGCAAGAACAGAAAAAAGTATATATATTGAAAGTTGAAAATGGTGAGGTAGTCCAAGAAATTTTTACCATTGGTTCTAAGACTTACCTGGATAGAAAAGAATCGGGAGAGGGTAAAGTTTGGGCTGAAAAGTTAGGTCAAGACATTGATTTTCAAACCCCACCAAATGGATTAGCAATTTTCAAACGTAGAGATTCTATTCAACATCCTCAATTTGAAGAACTTTATAATTGGGCAAATTCATTGAGATATTATAAATTTGGTACAGAATTAGGAAAAAGATGTCTTGGTTCAACTAAGGTGAAAACAAAAAATATAGATTTAAAAGATACAGATAGAGTAGTTGATATATTCATTGCAGGAGAAAAAGAATTTGGAGAAAATTTTATTCAAGCTATTACATCAGATATGTTGTCAATAGGGTACAACATATTTCAAATAGAAACTAAAACACCATCATTATTTTCCATATCGAACGAACAGTATGATCTGCCTATCAAACTACAATGTATTTATGTTCAAGAAAGCGATTTAAAAGCTAAAACCGAACAAGGATTAATATCCCAAGGTATGTTTAGAGTATTATCTCTAATAATTCAATTAAACTACGCACTTTTAGCTAAAAAACCAAGTTGTATTTTAATAGATGATATTGGGGAAGGACTCGATTTTGAAAGGTCATCAGCGATGATTAAGTTACTTATTAATAAAGCTGAAGCTGAAAATGGATTAGTTCAGCTAATAATGACAACAAATGACCGATTTATTATGAACGGTATTCCCTTGGAATATTGGTCAGTAATTGAAAGGAAAGCAGGATTAGCTAAACTGCACAATATACATAATTCAAAAGAAATATTTGATGACTTTAAATTTACGGGTTTAAACAACTTTGACTTTTTTGCGACTCAATTCTATCTAGAAGGATTCGGTGATGAGGAGAATATAGAACAGTGA
- a CDS encoding DUF4276 family protein, which yields MKKLAIFVEGKTEQIFVKKLLTEIAGKLKISIEIKSREKSKYAQVIMKDIVTSETKFYVLIYNSCNDETVVSDMREQYQSLSVDGYERIIGLRDVYPIAISEKSRLQRSLNYSLPKGVIPINIVLAVMEVEAWFLAEYNHFLKLDSSLTLDKIQDLLGFNPQTDDMEARPKPSDDIRNIYNHLGKGYNKSEKQLNRLAANLDYEFIYIKLVNTIPSLGEFIGYIDKFMFS from the coding sequence GTGAAAAAATTAGCTATTTTTGTGGAGGGGAAAACAGAACAAATTTTTGTCAAAAAGTTATTAACAGAAATTGCAGGTAAATTAAAGATTTCTATAGAGATTAAATCGAGGGAAAAAAGCAAATATGCTCAAGTAATAATGAAAGATATTGTTACGTCAGAAACAAAATTCTATGTTTTAATTTATAACTCCTGTAATGATGAAACTGTTGTTTCAGATATGAGAGAACAATATCAATCTTTATCTGTAGATGGCTATGAGAGAATAATAGGATTAAGAGATGTTTATCCGATTGCTATATCTGAAAAATCGAGATTGCAAAGAAGTTTAAATTATTCTTTACCAAAAGGAGTAATTCCTATAAATATAGTGCTTGCTGTGATGGAAGTAGAAGCATGGTTTTTAGCAGAATATAATCATTTTCTTAAATTGGATAGCAGTTTAACACTAGATAAAATTCAAGACCTTTTGGGATTTAATCCGCAAACTGATGATATGGAAGCACGACCTAAACCTTCAGATGATATAAGAAATATTTATAATCATCTAGGAAAAGGTTATAATAAGAGCGAAAAACAACTAAATAGACTAGCGGCCAATTTAGATTATGAATTTATATATATAAAACTTGTAAATACTATTCCTAGTCTTGGAGAGTTTATTGGATATATTGACAAATTCATGTTTTCTTAG
- a CDS encoding glycoside hydrolase family 13 protein: MQIHTPDWVKHAVFYQIFPDRFAKSTKSHKRLLNNPKWEDWDAKPTLQGYKGGDLWGIVEQLDYIQSLGINAIYFTPIFQSASNHRYHTHDYYQIDPLLGGNHAFQDLLDEAHERNIKIVLDGVFNHASRGIFFFHDILENGPHSPWVDWFKIQGWPLAPYTGDAPANYESWADIRSLPTFNHDNPEVREYIMEIAEYWVRIGIDGWRLDVPFEIKTPGFWQEFRERIKAINPDVYIVGEVWGDSRQWLDGTQFDGVMNYLFTGPTIAFTGGERVNLEQVKGRDYEVFPPLSAADYAKKIEDLLKLYPWEIQLTQLNLLASHDTARLITIAGDDIATVELATLLLFTFPGAPSVYYGDEVGLPGGLDPDCRRGFPLEENWNLELLKIHKQLISLRHKYTALRVGNYQFLHVQETVYVFARIWKNEELIIAVNVGNESVTGNFDGGKLQSQPQTLLYGKGEIKWNAKDVDFSIPARCGCVFGEDVWLIFF, from the coding sequence ATGCAAATTCACACACCAGATTGGGTTAAACACGCGGTTTTTTATCAAATCTTCCCTGATAGATTCGCCAAAAGCACAAAATCTCACAAACGATTATTAAATAATCCTAAATGGGAAGATTGGGATGCAAAACCCACACTCCAAGGTTACAAAGGTGGTGATTTATGGGGAATTGTCGAACAATTAGATTATATTCAAAGTTTAGGAATTAACGCAATTTACTTTACTCCCATTTTTCAATCTGCTAGTAATCACCGCTATCACACCCATGATTACTATCAAATTGATCCTTTATTGGGTGGTAATCACGCTTTTCAAGATTTGCTAGATGAAGCACATGAACGTAATATTAAAATCGTTCTGGATGGAGTTTTTAATCATGCAAGTCGGGGTATATTTTTCTTCCATGACATATTAGAAAATGGACCCCATTCACCTTGGGTAGATTGGTTTAAAATCCAAGGTTGGCCACTTGCACCATATACAGGTGATGCACCTGCAAATTATGAAAGTTGGGCAGATATTCGTTCTTTACCAACATTTAACCATGATAATCCAGAGGTGCGGGAATATATCATGGAAATTGCCGAATATTGGGTGAGAATTGGGATTGATGGATGGCGTTTAGATGTACCTTTTGAAATTAAAACTCCTGGTTTTTGGCAAGAATTTAGAGAGAGAATTAAAGCAATAAATCCTGATGTTTATATTGTTGGGGAAGTGTGGGGAGATTCCCGTCAGTGGTTGGATGGAACACAGTTTGATGGGGTAATGAACTATTTATTTACAGGACCAACTATTGCTTTTACTGGGGGAGAACGTGTAAATTTAGAACAGGTAAAAGGGCGAGATTATGAAGTTTTTCCACCTTTATCTGCTGCTGATTATGCTAAAAAAATTGAGGATTTGTTAAAGCTTTATCCTTGGGAAATTCAACTTACACAATTGAATTTATTAGCAAGTCATGATACAGCAAGATTAATAACTATTGCAGGTGATGATATTGCAACTGTAGAATTAGCAACTTTACTATTATTTACTTTTCCTGGTGCGCCTAGTGTGTATTATGGTGATGAAGTAGGTTTACCTGGTGGTTTAGATCCTGATTGTCGTCGTGGTTTTCCTTTAGAAGAAAATTGGAATTTAGAACTTCTGAAAATTCATAAACAATTGATTTCTTTGCGTCATAAATATACAGCTTTAAGGGTTGGTAATTATCAATTTCTTCATGTACAAGAAACGGTTTATGTATTTGCCAGAATTTGGAAAAATGAGGAATTAATAATTGCTGTGAATGTTGGTAATGAGTCTGTTACAGGTAATTTTGATGGTGGTAAATTACAAAGTCAACCACAAACTTTGTTATATGGAAAAGGGGAAATAAAATGGAATGCTAAGGATGTAGATTTTAGTATTCCTGCGCGTTGTGGGTGTGTTTTTGGTGAGGATGTTTGGTTAATATTTTTTTAA
- a CDS encoding HNH endonuclease: protein MNKTPRIPIPPEVRKFVYQRDKYQCQSCGKTNQETNLSIDHIIPLSRGGKNDISNLQTLCLTCNKTKTNKIDHRFHRHFDL from the coding sequence ATGAACAAAACCCCACGTATTCCTATCCCCCCAGAAGTGAGAAAATTTGTTTATCAAAGAGATAAATATCAGTGTCAAAGCTGCGGTAAAACTAACCAAGAAACTAACCTTAGTATTGATCATATTATCCCTTTATCTCGCGGTGGAAAAAATGATATTAGTAATTTACAAACTCTCTGTTTAACTTGCAACAAAACCAAAACCAATAAAATTGATCACCGTTTTCACCGACATTTTGATCTTTAA
- a CDS encoding DUF2252 family protein: protein MNNIKTRIDKFNHGRNPELLKLKYKKLANDQFSFFRGTCHLFYEDLPPDSIINSAPLTWICGDLHLENFGTYKGDNRLVYFDINDFDEAVLAPCTYDLVRFITSIMVGSHAVGINDAESLHLSNIYLKTYTKNLADGKARTVERKTAKGLVRDLLKSLKKRNRVKFLDKYTKEKKGERRLLVDNQRVNKATDDEQEKVKALIQYWHHTTNQHPEFYQILDIEKRIAGNGSLGLERYIILIAGNGSPDDNYLLDFKETPTNSLKPYLKVPQPKWETPAARVVAIQNRFQGIAPALLEAINDGEKSYVLKELQPEKDTVHLQAWDGNLEHLETLIQTMAEITAWGHLRSSGRQGSAIADELIAFAQSSEWHNSIIEYARNYSEQVTQDFQEFCQELS from the coding sequence ATGAACAACATCAAAACCCGAATTGACAAATTCAACCACGGAAGAAATCCAGAATTATTAAAGTTAAAATACAAAAAACTTGCAAATGATCAATTTTCTTTCTTTCGCGGAACTTGTCATCTATTCTATGAAGATTTACCTCCAGATTCAATTATAAATTCTGCACCTCTCACCTGGATATGCGGTGATTTACATTTAGAAAATTTTGGTACTTATAAAGGTGATAATCGCTTAGTTTACTTTGATATTAATGACTTTGATGAAGCTGTACTTGCACCTTGTACTTATGATTTAGTCAGGTTTATCACAAGTATTATGGTAGGTTCTCATGCTGTGGGTATTAATGATGCAGAATCTCTACATTTAAGTAATATTTATTTAAAAACCTATACTAAAAACCTTGCAGATGGAAAAGCTAGAACTGTAGAAAGGAAAACCGCTAAAGGTTTAGTCAGAGATTTATTGAAAAGTTTAAAAAAACGCAACCGTGTGAAATTCTTAGATAAATACACCAAAGAAAAAAAAGGTGAAAGAAGATTATTAGTTGATAATCAACGAGTTAATAAAGCTACCGATGACGAACAAGAAAAAGTAAAAGCATTAATTCAATATTGGCATCATACCACAAATCAGCACCCTGAATTTTATCAAATCTTAGATATTGAAAAACGTATAGCTGGTAATGGTAGTTTAGGTTTAGAACGTTATATCATTTTAATAGCAGGTAATGGTTCTCCTGATGATAATTATTTATTAGATTTTAAAGAAACTCCTACAAATTCACTCAAACCTTATTTAAAAGTTCCCCAACCAAAATGGGAAACACCTGCTGCGAGGGTAGTTGCAATTCAAAACCGCTTTCAGGGTATTGCACCTGCTTTATTAGAAGCTATCAATGATGGTGAAAAATCCTATGTTTTAAAAGAATTACAACCAGAAAAAGATACAGTTCATTTGCAAGCTTGGGATGGAAATTTAGAACATTTAGAAACATTAATTCAAACGATGGCTGAAATTACAGCTTGGGGTCATTTACGCAGTAGTGGTAGACAAGGTTCTGCAATTGCTGATGAATTAATCGCTTTTGCTCAATCTTCAGAATGGCATAATTCTATTATAGAATATGCACGTAATTATTCAGAACAAGTTACCCAAGATTTTCAAGAATTTTGTCAAGAATTGAGTTAG
- a CDS encoding Uma2 family endonuclease: MIQIKNKLTLEEFLSLPETDTIYELVNGEAIPKYKNEQMSPKFFHGSTTGSLFILLSTWGKEKGRVVIEWSVKLTKNQQDWIPVPDLTYVSYERLPLDWLKDEPCPVTPELVIEIISPGQTFGDMIEKATYYLQAGITLVWVVDTVSQTITVLTSSSLPTTYRNQQIITNELLSGLQITPDEVFKNAGLIR; this comes from the coding sequence ATGATTCAAATTAAAAATAAACTCACCCTTGAAGAATTTCTCTCACTTCCTGAAACTGATACCATATATGAATTAGTTAACGGTGAAGCTATACCTAAATACAAAAATGAGCAAATGTCACCTAAATTTTTTCACGGTTCAACTACAGGATCATTATTTATATTATTATCTACATGGGGAAAAGAAAAAGGTCGTGTTGTCATTGAATGGAGTGTAAAATTAACCAAAAATCAACAAGATTGGATACCTGTACCTGATTTAACTTATGTTTCTTATGAACGTCTTCCTCTGGACTGGTTAAAAGATGAACCTTGTCCAGTTACACCAGAGTTAGTAATTGAAATTATTTCTCCTGGTCAAACTTTTGGAGATATGATTGAAAAAGCTACTTATTATTTACAAGCTGGAATTACTTTGGTTTGGGTAGTAGATACAGTTTCACAAACTATCACAGTTTTAACATCTTCTTCTCTCCCAACTACTTATAGAAATCAGCAAATTATCACTAATGAATTATTATCAGGTTTGCAAATTACACCTGATGAAGTTTTTAAAAATGCTGGGTTAATTCGTTAA
- a CDS encoding type II toxin-antitoxin system HicB family antitoxin: protein MMNLKYQMIIQWSEEDNCFLVGCPDFPGQTWRTHGDSYQEAVNNGIEALESLVIAYQTTGENLPQPTFNQAA from the coding sequence ATGATGAACCTTAAATATCAAATGATAATTCAATGGTCAGAAGAAGATAACTGTTTTTTGGTAGGATGTCCCGATTTTCCTGGACAAACTTGGCGGACACATGGAGACTCTTATCAAGAAGCAGTTAATAATGGAATTGAGGCTTTAGAATCATTAGTAATAGCTTATCAAACGACAGGTGAAAATCTTCCACAACCAACATTTAATCAAGCTGCATAA
- a CDS encoding type II toxin-antitoxin system HicA family toxin, whose amino-acid sequence MPKKIRELKQMLKQAGFIEIPGKGSHTNWIHPLYNGKITISGKDSADAKKYQEKEVKQAIQEIEHKTENDEP is encoded by the coding sequence ATGCCTAAGAAAATCCGAGAACTAAAACAAATGCTTAAACAAGCTGGTTTTATAGAAATTCCCGGTAAAGGAAGTCACACAAACTGGATACATCCATTATATAATGGAAAAATCACTATTTCTGGTAAAGATAGTGCTGATGCTAAAAAGTATCAAGAAAAAGAAGTCAAACAAGCTATTCAAGAAATAGAACATAAAACAGAAAATGATGAACCTTAA
- a CDS encoding KGK domain-containing protein, which produces MDEKFEILDIEEGDVVIDFHNATFKLSKLSSAMKDQILSNGLRELNNRLNHQGGGELPAYKNEYWIDKGVNSEVLKPGKNWQKGKCRIKVTLEFCPDEPEVEEIPEIKEPESPLDDLRRQINDLSS; this is translated from the coding sequence ATGGATGAGAAGTTTGAGATTTTGGATATTGAAGAAGGTGATGTTGTGATTGATTTTCATAACGCTACTTTTAAATTAAGTAAGCTATCTTCAGCTATGAAAGATCAAATACTATCTAATGGTTTGCGGGAACTCAATAATAGATTAAATCACCAAGGTGGTGGTGAGCTTCCAGCTTATAAGAATGAATATTGGATAGACAAAGGTGTTAATTCCGAAGTTTTAAAACCTGGTAAAAATTGGCAAAAGGGAAAATGTAGAATTAAAGTTACTCTAGAATTTTGTCCCGATGAACCGGAGGTTGAAGAAATACCAGAAATCAAAGAACCTGAATCACCTCTTGATGATTTACGTCGTCAAATAAATGATTTATCATCATAA
- a CDS encoding dynamin-like GTPase family protein, protein MSNLAPQCQELQTQVETILQLLHQEPALRSQDITPVQISLDKAISPRFEIVFAGAFSAGKSMLINALLERELLYSAEGHATGTECKIEYAPANEERVVLTFLSEAEIREQAVLLSQQLGFTGVENINKQDVIDLLHQGCQAILQQEGGESKSERAKQAKALILLLEGYVANRDRINTLNNAIYSMEQFNFSNLKEAAGYARRGSNSAVLKRIEYYCHHPLLEDGNIIIDTPGIDAPVEKDAQVTYAKIQHPDTSAVVCVLKPASSGDMTKEETELLETMRENAGIRDRVFYIFNRIDETWYNNQLRQRLDNLITGQFRDSQRVYKTSGLLGFYGGLLKQTSELDRFGLDSIFAESVKGLDGKEDTPQFVYAFNNYCVSSGKLAHSQFRISLNGFETPNTNYVRILREQGTPLIKQLIQDSGIEEFRNGITKYLTEEKRPQLFKNLADDLEDICIKIKKHYQTIQIDLDSQPREIESMKEYELQKLNQQLQQVGRDFSQHINDEVNKIINNHCPEFEDDFRQLQSKMIRRLDELLDTFSVADAYRRATLSHPRNATAPLLAILVEAFYYLSNQLEDILIDSCQHVIANLFQQLMEKIRKSEYYRQLYRLLGNDGGIELEVKAIETATSQAIVSSARVECDRFVRESPRFYDEGTFSIYQFRQTLQQTSQSYDAESVVEAEPAIRQLLKLDFEPKVSFTIRQSFRQTLNQTIKTQLLPMGEKQADEILQLYPQARDYLQETLQQEAEEKIANNQRLLNQVEEKIQVYNSAVLGINSCLQAMQLYEHLLPVIGGEEV, encoded by the coding sequence ATGTCAAATTTAGCCCCCCAGTGTCAGGAATTGCAAACACAAGTAGAAACAATTCTCCAACTACTACACCAAGAACCTGCTTTACGTTCGCAAGATATTACACCTGTACAGATATCTTTAGATAAAGCAATTTCTCCCCGGTTTGAAATTGTTTTTGCAGGTGCTTTTAGTGCTGGGAAATCAATGTTAATTAATGCACTGCTAGAGAGAGAATTACTATACAGTGCAGAAGGCCACGCAACAGGTACAGAATGCAAAATTGAATATGCACCAGCAAATGAAGAAAGGGTAGTTTTAACCTTTTTAAGTGAAGCTGAAATTAGAGAACAAGCGGTTTTATTATCTCAACAATTGGGATTTACAGGTGTTGAAAATATCAACAAACAAGACGTAATTGATTTACTGCATCAAGGTTGTCAAGCAATTTTGCAACAAGAAGGAGGAGAAAGTAAATCAGAACGTGCAAAACAAGCAAAAGCATTAATTTTATTATTAGAAGGATATGTCGCAAATAGAGATAGAATTAATACCTTGAATAATGCGATATATTCAATGGAACAATTCAATTTTTCTAATTTGAAAGAAGCTGCGGGATATGCAAGACGAGGTAGTAATAGTGCGGTTTTAAAACGGATTGAATATTATTGTCATCATCCCCTATTAGAAGATGGAAATATTATTATTGACACCCCAGGAATTGATGCACCAGTAGAAAAAGATGCACAAGTAACTTATGCAAAAATTCAACATCCAGATACCTCCGCAGTAGTCTGTGTTCTCAAACCTGCATCATCGGGAGATATGACCAAGGAAGAAACAGAATTGTTGGAAACAATGCGGGAAAATGCAGGTATTAGAGATAGAGTATTTTACATTTTCAACCGCATTGATGAAACTTGGTACAATAACCAACTCAGACAAAGATTAGATAATTTAATTACTGGACAATTTCGGGATAGTCAAAGGGTTTATAAAACCAGTGGTTTATTAGGTTTTTATGGAGGTCTTTTAAAACAAACCAGCGAATTAGATAGATTTGGTTTAGATTCGATTTTTGCAGAAAGTGTCAAAGGGTTAGATGGGAAAGAAGACACACCGCAATTTGTTTACGCTTTCAATAATTATTGTGTGAGTTCTGGAAAACTTGCTCATAGTCAATTTCGCATTTCTCTTAATGGTTTTGAAACTCCTAATACAAACTATGTGAGAATTTTAAGAGAACAGGGAACACCATTAATTAAACAACTGATTCAAGATAGTGGAATTGAAGAATTTAGAAACGGAATTACCAAATATCTGACAGAAGAAAAACGTCCGCAGTTATTTAAAAACCTCGCAGATGATTTAGAAGACATTTGTATCAAAATCAAAAAACACTATCAAACTATACAAATTGACTTAGATAGTCAACCGCGAGAAATCGAAAGCATGAAAGAATATGAGTTGCAAAAATTAAATCAGCAACTCCAGCAAGTTGGTAGAGATTTTAGTCAACATATTAATGATGAGGTGAATAAAATCATTAATAATCATTGTCCAGAATTTGAAGATGATTTCCGACAATTACAATCAAAAATGATTCGTCGTTTGGATGAATTGTTAGATACTTTTTCTGTAGCTGATGCTTATCGTCGTGCAACTTTGAGTCATCCTAGAAATGCAACTGCACCTTTGTTAGCTATTTTGGTGGAAGCTTTTTATTATCTTTCTAATCAGTTGGAAGACATTTTAATTGATAGTTGTCAACACGTGATTGCTAATTTGTTCCAACAATTAATGGAAAAGATTAGAAAATCAGAATATTACCGTCAATTGTATCGCTTGTTAGGTAATGATGGGGGAATTGAATTAGAGGTAAAAGCAATAGAAACAGCGACTTCTCAAGCTATTGTTAGTTCTGCAAGGGTGGAATGTGATAGGTTTGTACGCGAAAGTCCGAGATTTTATGATGAAGGTACTTTTTCAATTTATCAATTTCGGCAAACTTTACAACAAACATCTCAAAGTTACGATGCAGAAAGTGTGGTGGAAGCTGAACCTGCAATTAGACAATTGTTAAAGTTGGATTTTGAACCCAAGGTTTCTTTTACTATTCGTCAATCTTTCCGACAAACTTTAAATCAAACTATTAAAACTCAGTTGTTACCTATGGGGGAAAAGCAAGCTGATGAGATTTTACAGCTTTATCCCCAAGCGCGTGATTATTTACAGGAAACTTTGCAACAGGAAGCTGAGGAAAAGATTGCTAATAATCAACGTTTGTTGAATCAGGTTGAGGAGAAAATTCAGGTGTATAATTCTGCGGTTTTGGGAATTAATAGTTGTTTGCAAGCTATGCAGTTATATGAACATTTACTTCCTGTAATTGGGGGTGAGGAGGTATAG